The following are encoded together in the Lagopus muta isolate bLagMut1 chromosome 7, bLagMut1 primary, whole genome shotgun sequence genome:
- the LOC125696472 gene encoding uncharacterized protein LOC125696472: MLLLLLLPLLALAEAWMHPFPSPWRLHLQQQQQAVLRTPAGSRLAVLAAFSLLLIHGHAQVLLQQSPPSVTRKRSRTVDIECQAEGIDDFQAAYIHWYRQLPARAPQFLLFVTAKSQVSYDSESYRNKYSSYKNENNICTLSVNNIQDGDEGTYYCAYWDSHSRSSLQAALTESWLQPEQHTLIQVPRNTAAFLPPSLSLQGVPTSLSRGRNSKMSPSFPLPTSSHPAPNVHFFAAGMAALKDWMQNDGPVTRKVAVGVYRTYPDVRSAVHAAVTETWRRSRADSLS; the protein is encoded by the coding sequence atgctgctgctgctgctgctgccacttctgGCCCTGGCTGAAGCCTGGATGCATCCATTCCCCTCCCCGTGGCGGCTCcacttgcagcagcagcagcaggctgtcctGCGTACACCTGCGGGCAGCAGGCTGGCAGtgcttgctgccttttctctccttctgatACACGGACATGCACAAGTGCTGCTGCAACAGAGTCCACCATCTGTTACCAGAAAGAGATCCAGAACTGTGGATATTGAGTGCCAAGCTGAGGGCATAGATGACTTCCAGGCTGCCTACATCCACTGGTACCGACAACTGCCTGCCAGAGCTCCtcaatttctcctttttgtgaCAGCAAAATCACAAGTTTCCTATGATTCAGAATCCTATAGGAACAAATATTCGTCttataaaaatgagaataatatCTGCACTCTCTCAGTTAACAACATACAGGATGGAGATGAAGGTACCTACTACTGTGCCTACTGGGACTctcacagcaggagcagcctgcaggcagcccttaCAGAAAGCTGGCTGCAACCTGAGCAGCATACTTTGATACAAGTGCCGAGAAACACAGCTGCCTTCCTGCCCCCATCTCTCAGCCTTCAAGGCGTCCCCACAAGCTTAAGCAGAGGAAGGAATTCCAAGATGAGTCCATCATTTCCTCTCCCTACCAGCAGCCATCCTGCTCCTAATGTTCACTTTTTCGCCGCTGGAATGGCAGCACTGAAGGACTGGATGCAAAATGATGGACCTGTCACAAGGAAAGTGGCAGTAGGAGTTTACAGAACATATCCTGACGTGAGGTCTGCAGTGCATGCTGCAGTGACAGAGACCTGGAGAAGATCCAGAGCAGATTCACTCTCTTAG
- the LOC125695820 gene encoding uncharacterized protein LOC125695820 isoform X1, whose product MAISVWLKVQSLQCTTSQDVVPEASNQMQYSVLELTDRQMPALLCMVKRGFDHRLILRTPCTVLKGLLGEQAHGRREKFCLDATGAHPHPAHAPLEHSCRLLPHRTPFITPRWLCCIRAKLTTLWELQVVGAEQHHRGLQVPSLHSAGTTLHTPLSSAIFREPSLASFTRALCPHAQVWLLTGVQGQAARACRHTVTLGADEDEGETLLGLFVYDVDGEIAHTFHVQERRSGVPRQPRERSRASQGSAAGKGSRADVPRRFPLCISGRSPAKPSAVSDWRRGATEETQNAPACAEWKFTAIRKRQQRFLVAIMRIKGRLLSARAEGGYWSGALGRGEGGAPGPTGARCAGPCGVITLRRETEAAVRKWCGAAL is encoded by the exons ATGGCAATCTCTGTGTGGCTGAAGGTCCAGTCTCTCCAGTGCACTACCTCACAGGATGTTGTGCCCGAGGCTTCTAATCAAATGCAGTACTCAGTTCTGGAGCTAACTGACAGACAAATGCCAGCTTTGCTCTGCATGGTGAAAAGAGGCTTTGACCATAGACTAATTCTTAGAACTCCGTGCACTGTGCTCAAAGGGCTCCTTGGAGAGCAGGCCCACGGAAGAAGAGAGAAGTTCTGTCTGGATGCAACAG gaGCTCATCCACATCCTGCACACGCTCCACTTGAACACTCCTGCAGGCTCCTACCACACAGGACCCCGTTCATCACCCCCAGGTGGCTTTGTTGCATAAGGGCAAAGCTCACAACTCTCTGGGAACTGCAAgtggtgggagctgagcagcatcACAGAGGTCTGCAAGTACCTTCTCTGCACAGCGCTGGAACAACTCTCCACACCCCACTGAGTTCAGCCATTTTCAGAGAGCCATCTCTGGCTTCTTTTACACGTGCTCTGTGCCCACACGCTCAGGTTTGGCTGCTGACCGGTGTGCAAGGGCAGGCAGCAAGAGCCTGCAGGCACACAGTGACTCTG GGAGCGGATGAGGACGAAGGTGAAACTCTCCTGGGGTTGTTTGTTTACGATGTGGACGGAGAGATCGCCCACACCTTCCACGTGCAG GAGCGCCGTTCTGGCGTCCCGCGGCAGCCCAGGGAGCGGAGCAGAGCAAGTCAGGGTTCTGCCGCTGGCAAAGGGAGCCGTGCGGATGTGCCGCGGCGCTTCCCGCTCTGTATCAGCGGGAGGAGCCCCGCAAAGCCTTCGGCCGTGTCAGATTGGAGGCGCGGAGCAACTGAGGAAACGCAGAACGCACCTGCGTGTGCCGAGTGGAAATTCACGGCAATTCGTAAAAGACAGCAGAGATTTTTAGTAGCAATAATGAGAATAAAAGGTCGGTTACTTTCTGCCCGCGCTGAGGGCGGTTACTGGAGCGGCGCATTGGGACGGGGCGAGGGAGGAGCTCCGGGGCCGACTGGGGCGAGATGCGCGGGGCCGTGTGGCGTCATCACCCTGCGCCGAGAGACGGAAGCGGCCGTGCGGAAGTGGTGCGGCGCAGCGCTGTGA
- the LOC125695820 gene encoding uncharacterized protein LOC125695820 isoform X2, with the protein MAISVWLKVQSLQCTTSQDVVPEASNQMQYSVLELTDRQMPALLCMVKRGFDHRLILRTPCTVLKGLLGEQAHGRREKFCLDATGAHPHPAHAPLEHSCRLLPHRTPFITPRWLCCIRAKLTTLWELQVVGAEQHHRGLQVPSLHSAGTTLHTPLSSAIFREPSLASFTRALCPHAQVWLLTGVQGQAARACRHTVTLGADEDEGETLLGLFVYDVDGEIAHTFHVQIFLDCSGCCVTDIPACPQLLSASLSWLLCLLTDFIGYS; encoded by the exons ATGGCAATCTCTGTGTGGCTGAAGGTCCAGTCTCTCCAGTGCACTACCTCACAGGATGTTGTGCCCGAGGCTTCTAATCAAATGCAGTACTCAGTTCTGGAGCTAACTGACAGACAAATGCCAGCTTTGCTCTGCATGGTGAAAAGAGGCTTTGACCATAGACTAATTCTTAGAACTCCGTGCACTGTGCTCAAAGGGCTCCTTGGAGAGCAGGCCCACGGAAGAAGAGAGAAGTTCTGTCTGGATGCAACAG gaGCTCATCCACATCCTGCACACGCTCCACTTGAACACTCCTGCAGGCTCCTACCACACAGGACCCCGTTCATCACCCCCAGGTGGCTTTGTTGCATAAGGGCAAAGCTCACAACTCTCTGGGAACTGCAAgtggtgggagctgagcagcatcACAGAGGTCTGCAAGTACCTTCTCTGCACAGCGCTGGAACAACTCTCCACACCCCACTGAGTTCAGCCATTTTCAGAGAGCCATCTCTGGCTTCTTTTACACGTGCTCTGTGCCCACACGCTCAGGTTTGGCTGCTGACCGGTGTGCAAGGGCAGGCAGCAAGAGCCTGCAGGCACACAGTGACTCTG GGAGCGGATGAGGACGAAGGTGAAACTCTCCTGGGGTTGTTTGTTTACGATGTGGACGGAGAGATCGCCCACACCTTCCACGTGCAG ATCTTCCTTGACTGCAGTGGCTGTTGTGTCACGGACATTCCTGCGTGTCCTCAGCTGTTATCAGCAAGCTTGTCCTGGCTTTTGTGTCTTCTTACAGACTTTATTGGATACAGCTAG
- the LOC125695828 gene encoding biogenesis of lysosome-related organelles complex 1 subunit 3-like, whose amino-acid sequence MGPRKRGSSRGWATVAAPISPTLVPGEASESDSEPEPGGSAAGTLAAGLKVPGEASETEEEEDEDSAARVPLPGVSRESPSLLQQRLGAGEGRLRGAMAEALGRSFNGAARLLEGLGGPLGRARAGAAATAHCLCLVRRDLRAVAAAVATVTACQLLPDIRVEP is encoded by the exons ATGGGGCCGAGGAAACGCGGGTCCTCGCGGGGCTGGGCG ACCGTGGCTGCCCCTATTTCCCCCACGCTGGTGCCGGGCGAGGCCTCGGAGAGCGACTCAGAGCCGGAGCCGGGGGGGAGCGCGGCCGGGACCCTCGCAGCGGGGCTGAAGGTTCCGGGGGAGGCGTCGGAGaccgaggaggaggaggacgaggacAGTGCGGCCCGAGTGCCGCTGCCAGGGGTGTCCCGGGAGAGCccctcactgctgcagcagcgcCTGGGGGCGGGCGAGGGGCGGCTGCGGGGCGCGATGGCTGAGGCGCTGGGACGCAGTTTCAATGGGGCTGCGCGGCTGCTGGAAGGCCTGGGGGGGCCCCTGGGCCGAGCCCGAGCTGGGGCAGCTGCCACCGCGCACTGCCTGTGCCTGGTGCGCCGTGACCTGCGCGCCGTGGCTGCCGCCGTGGCCACCGTCACcgcctgccagctgctgcccgACATCCGCGTGGAGCCGTGA